In Chloroflexota bacterium, the following proteins share a genomic window:
- a CDS encoding class I SAM-dependent methyltransferase → MAASSLGDDAERLLACPRCRSRFAAQGGELRCQNAACGYVGLLTHDVVVLGDTSALSFFDDRHEVMTEGNASEGVRCLCYERQAGVVEAMLKPGMIVLDIGCGPTLPYTKPADTYVIGLEASYESIRVNREVDMRVYGSALEAPLADRSVDLVLAYYAVHHITGTTVAQNRQNLMRTLRELGRVVKPGGELAIFEVSPWLPVWHAERLLWNTARKVLGPKLDMFFYAEHVYEAAGRAALPPTAFSVQRFDTSMLSTFPPAFSLPWLQVPRFLYPFNVNLYRWRF, encoded by the coding sequence ATGGCTGCTTCGTCGCTTGGGGATGATGCTGAGCGATTGCTCGCCTGTCCGCGGTGCCGCTCCCGGTTTGCCGCCCAGGGCGGGGAGCTTCGCTGCCAGAACGCGGCGTGTGGGTACGTCGGTCTGCTGACCCATGATGTCGTCGTGCTCGGCGACACCTCGGCGCTCTCGTTCTTCGACGACCGCCACGAGGTGATGACCGAAGGCAACGCCAGTGAAGGCGTGCGCTGCCTCTGCTACGAGCGGCAGGCCGGCGTGGTCGAGGCGATGCTGAAGCCCGGAATGATCGTGCTGGACATCGGGTGCGGGCCGACGCTGCCGTACACCAAGCCGGCCGACACCTACGTTATCGGCCTTGAAGCGTCCTATGAGTCGATCCGCGTGAACCGCGAGGTTGACATGCGGGTCTACGGCTCGGCGCTCGAAGCCCCGCTCGCCGATCGGTCGGTCGACCTGGTGCTCGCCTATTACGCGGTCCACCACATCACCGGAACGACCGTCGCACAGAACCGGCAGAACCTGATGCGGACGCTGCGGGAGCTTGGGCGGGTCGTGAAGCCCGGCGGCGAGCTGGCGATCTTCGAGGTCAGCCCGTGGCTGCCGGTCTGGCACGCCGAGCGGCTGCTCTGGAACACGGCGCGCAAGGTGCTCGGCCCGAAGCTCGACATGTTCTTCTACGCCGAGCACGTCTACGAGGCGGCCGGGCGGGCAGCCCTCCCACCGACAGCGTTCTCCGTGCAGCGATTCGATACCTCGATGCTCAGCACCTTCCCGCCAGCCTTCAGCCTGCCGTGGCTCCAGGTGCCGCGCTTCCTGTACCCGTTCAATGTCAACTTGTACCGGTGGCGGTTCTAG
- the lexA gene encoding transcriptional repressor LexA produces the protein MRKLSDRQQRILDFLAEYTSDHGYPPSIREIGQAVGISSTSVVDYNLRALERSGMIRRDREVSRGLGLVGQPGQTATLARPSLVRVPIVGRIAAGEPIEALEQHDDYLELGAGTVPDGCYALQVKGKSMIEDLIDDGDLVVIRPQETAENGDIVVALLMSQGPSTEGVATLKRLYRERGQVRLQPANAAMQPIYVDPSQLRVQGKVVQVVRYL, from the coding sequence ATGCGGAAGCTGTCCGACCGCCAGCAGCGGATCCTCGACTTTCTGGCTGAGTACACCAGTGACCACGGCTACCCGCCGAGTATCCGGGAGATCGGCCAGGCCGTCGGGATTTCCTCGACCTCCGTGGTCGACTACAACCTGCGCGCGCTCGAACGGAGCGGGATGATCCGCCGGGATCGGGAAGTGTCGCGCGGGCTGGGGCTGGTGGGGCAGCCCGGCCAGACCGCCACGCTTGCGCGGCCATCGCTGGTGCGGGTGCCGATTGTCGGCCGGATCGCCGCTGGTGAGCCGATTGAGGCGCTCGAACAGCACGATGACTACCTGGAGCTTGGCGCGGGCACCGTGCCGGACGGCTGCTACGCCCTCCAGGTCAAGGGCAAGTCGATGATCGAGGATCTGATCGACGACGGCGATCTGGTGGTGATCCGCCCGCAGGAGACGGCTGAGAACGGCGACATCGTGGTGGCGCTGCTGATGAGCCAGGGGCCGTCCACGGAGGGCGTCGCCACCCTCAAGCGGCTGTACCGCGAGCGTGGTCAGGTACGGCTGCAGCCTGCGAACGCGGCCATGCAGCCGATCTACGTCGATCCGTCCCAACTGCGCGTACAGGGGAAGGTCGTCCAGGTCGTCCGCTACCTGTAG
- a CDS encoding aldo/keto reductase, producing MIAGRATPQGTARRAAGREGYRRLGRTGLTVSSVGFGGYRTGRRDPLHGEALRAALEAGVNLLDTSSNYMLGDSERLIGEVLAESALPRDEIVVVSKIGYVQGPNLELAQQREAAGQPFPEMVKYMDGCWYCISPAFLDDQLSRALDRLGLETIDVLLLHNPEYFLLDAAHHQDGRLLDQIRAEFYDRLARAFAYLDGAAANGRIGAYGVSSNSCVLPEDDPEATSVTRMVEASGGQMAVLQLPYNLFEAGALLERNTPEGTALGAALRHDLGVLVNRPLNAMARIGGRPGRLIRLADPPRPGAPGSDEILRAQVERLGEREAQLAHAAPGIVPPRVAELLLSIWEEIAYPQAFQQIFRSEIVPEAQRGLRELVAALGTLPDPAKLAEIQAYQDQLNALIEPLQARATRQDSRVAEQIRAAIQPSLPLPLWNERLSRIALGFVASTPGVSCVLNGMRHPAYVEDGVAVMTQPPIPDVESVARALAGAVSQT from the coding sequence ATGATCGCGGGGCGGGCGACGCCACAGGGGACGGCCCGGCGGGCTGCCGGACGCGAGGGCTACCGCCGCCTGGGCCGTACCGGCCTGACCGTGTCGTCGGTCGGGTTCGGAGGCTACCGCACGGGCCGTCGTGACCCGTTGCACGGCGAGGCGTTGCGGGCGGCGCTCGAGGCCGGCGTGAACCTGCTCGACACCTCGTCCAACTACATGCTCGGGGATTCCGAGCGCCTCATCGGCGAGGTGCTGGCCGAGTCCGCCCTGCCGCGCGACGAGATCGTCGTGGTCAGCAAGATCGGGTACGTCCAGGGGCCGAACCTGGAGCTTGCCCAGCAGCGCGAGGCGGCGGGCCAGCCGTTCCCCGAGATGGTCAAGTACATGGACGGCTGCTGGTACTGCATCTCGCCGGCGTTTCTGGACGATCAGCTGTCCCGCGCGCTCGACCGGCTGGGCCTCGAAACCATCGACGTGCTGCTGCTCCACAACCCGGAGTACTTCCTGCTGGACGCCGCCCACCACCAGGATGGACGGTTGCTGGACCAGATCCGCGCCGAGTTCTACGACCGTCTCGCCCGGGCGTTCGCGTATCTCGACGGCGCCGCGGCGAACGGGCGCATCGGCGCGTACGGCGTCTCGTCTAACAGCTGCGTGCTGCCCGAGGACGATCCCGAGGCGACGAGCGTGACGCGGATGGTCGAGGCGTCAGGCGGGCAGATGGCGGTCCTCCAGCTACCGTACAACCTGTTCGAGGCCGGCGCGCTGCTGGAACGGAACACGCCCGAGGGCACGGCCCTGGGCGCGGCCCTGCGCCACGACCTCGGCGTGCTGGTCAATCGGCCGCTCAACGCGATGGCGCGGATCGGCGGACGGCCAGGGCGGCTGATCCGGCTGGCCGATCCGCCCCGACCGGGCGCGCCCGGCAGCGACGAGATCCTGCGGGCACAGGTGGAGCGGCTCGGGGAGCGCGAGGCCCAGTTGGCGCACGCTGCGCCCGGCATCGTGCCGCCGCGCGTCGCCGAGCTGTTGCTGAGCATCTGGGAGGAGATCGCCTATCCGCAGGCGTTTCAGCAGATCTTCCGCTCGGAGATCGTGCCGGAGGCTCAGCGTGGGCTGCGGGAGCTGGTCGCGGCCCTGGGCACGCTGCCGGATCCGGCGAAGCTGGCGGAGATCCAGGCGTACCAGGACCAGTTGAACGCCCTGATCGAGCCGCTCCAGGCCAGGGCCACCCGCCAGGATTCCCGCGTGGCCGAGCAGATTCGAGCGGCGATTCAGCCGTCGCTGCCGTTGCCGCTCTGGAACGAGCGTCTCTCACGCATCGCCCTGGGGTTCGTGGCATCGACGCCCGGGGTGAGCTGCGTGCTGAACGGGATGCGGCACCCGGCCTACGTTGAGGACGGAGTCGCCGTGATGACGCAGCCGCCGATCCCCGATGTCGAGTCGGTGGCGCGGGCGCTGGCCGGAGCCGTCAGCCAGACGTAG
- a CDS encoding Uma2 family endonuclease, whose product MSIASEQMTLDEFLARYEHDPILEYAQGVVTEKMSPGWDHAAVQMTVGAAINAYARPRRLAFAFSELRVTGR is encoded by the coding sequence ATGTCGATAGCCTCAGAGCAGATGACCCTGGACGAGTTCCTGGCCAGGTACGAGCACGACCCGATCCTGGAGTACGCGCAGGGGGTGGTGACGGAGAAGATGTCTCCGGGTTGGGATCACGCCGCCGTGCAAATGACGGTTGGCGCGGCGATCAATGCCTACGCACGGCCGCGTCGGCTGGCCTTCGCCTTCAGCGAGCTTCGCGTGACCGGCCGATGA
- a CDS encoding aldo/keto reductase, which yields MRYTTFGRTGLTVSRLSMGCNRLGDPGADPAQWPPLVRKALDLGVTFFDTSENYNESRSESVLGEAISGYDGPTVIATKGGFGTGAGIIRDFSAEAILRGARGSHERLRRKSIELYMLHSPTVEQLEQSTYPDAIEQLKAEGTIDYFGISTSNHASGIWAIEHGADFLQIEYDMLNPTAEAELLPLAIERNIGIMIRTPLARGLLSGKFAAGQPIPAEQQWRRPTGDQLQLRLDRIEQLRFLIRPGQTLAQAALRWLLAQPGVHCVIPGARTVEQLEDNISAIDGDITEHELARVKEIQAGWWKDGRW from the coding sequence ATGCGGTACACCACCTTCGGACGGACCGGCCTCACCGTCTCGCGGCTCTCGATGGGCTGCAATCGGCTCGGCGATCCTGGCGCCGACCCGGCTCAGTGGCCGCCTCTGGTCCGCAAGGCGCTCGACCTGGGCGTCACGTTCTTCGACACCTCCGAGAACTACAACGAGAGCCGCAGCGAGTCTGTCCTCGGGGAGGCCATCAGCGGCTACGATGGTCCGACCGTCATCGCCACCAAGGGCGGCTTCGGAACCGGCGCAGGCATCATCCGCGACTTCTCGGCCGAAGCGATCCTGCGCGGCGCGCGCGGCAGTCACGAGCGGCTGCGCCGCAAGAGCATCGAGCTGTACATGCTCCACAGCCCGACCGTCGAGCAGTTGGAGCAGTCCACCTACCCTGACGCCATCGAGCAGCTCAAGGCCGAAGGCACGATCGACTACTTCGGCATCTCGACCTCGAACCACGCCTCGGGCATCTGGGCCATCGAGCACGGCGCGGACTTCCTCCAGATCGAGTACGACATGCTCAACCCGACCGCCGAGGCTGAGCTGCTGCCGCTCGCGATCGAGCGCAACATCGGCATCATGATCCGGACACCGCTGGCTCGTGGCCTGCTGAGCGGCAAGTTCGCGGCGGGCCAGCCGATCCCGGCCGAGCAGCAGTGGCGTCGCCCGACCGGCGATCAACTCCAGCTACGCCTCGACCGTATCGAGCAGCTCCGCTTCCTGATCCGGCCGGGTCAGACGCTGGCGCAGGCGGCGCTGCGCTGGCTGCTGGCCCAGCCCGGCGTCCACTGTGTGATCCCCGGCGCGCGCACCGTCGAGCAGCTTGAGGACAACATCAGCGCCATCGACGGGGACATCACCGAGCACGAGCTGGCCCGCGTCAAGGAGATCCAGGCCGGCTGGTGGAAGGACGGTCGCTGGTAG
- a CDS encoding aldo/keto reductase, whose protein sequence is MRYTTFGRTGLDVSRLSMGCNRLGDDGADPAQWPPLVRRALEMGVTFFDTSNSYNQGRSEEVLGEVTSAWPTPTVVATKGGVPVMTNDYPNREFSAETIQQVAEDSLKRLRRDAIDLYMLHSPSVRQLETHTWAKAIDRLKADGKVRYFGISTDDHASGVWAINHGADFLQIEYDILDPSAEDELLPLARKHDIGIMIRTPLARGLLSGKFPSGQAIPAEQQWRRPTGDRLSLRLGRVDQLRFLVRDGQTLAQAALRWLLAQPGVHCVIPGARTVEQLEDNIQAIDGDITAEEVARVAELQRQWRAEGRW, encoded by the coding sequence ATGCGCTACACCACCTTCGGACGGACCGGCCTCGACGTCTCGCGGCTCTCGATGGGCTGCAACCGCCTCGGCGACGATGGCGCCGACCCGGCCCAGTGGCCGCCGCTCGTCCGGCGGGCCCTGGAGATGGGCGTCACCTTCTTCGACACCTCGAACAGCTACAACCAGGGGCGCAGCGAGGAGGTTCTGGGCGAGGTCACCAGCGCCTGGCCCACCCCGACGGTCGTCGCGACCAAGGGCGGCGTCCCGGTCATGACCAACGACTACCCCAACCGCGAGTTCTCGGCCGAGACGATCCAGCAAGTCGCCGAGGACAGCCTCAAGCGGCTGCGGCGTGACGCCATCGACCTGTACATGCTGCACAGCCCGAGCGTCCGGCAACTGGAGACGCACACCTGGGCGAAGGCCATCGACCGGCTCAAGGCCGACGGGAAGGTCCGCTACTTCGGCATTTCGACCGATGACCATGCCTCGGGCGTCTGGGCCATCAACCACGGGGCGGACTTCCTCCAAATCGAGTACGACATCCTCGACCCCTCCGCCGAGGATGAGCTGCTGCCGCTGGCCCGCAAGCACGACATCGGCATCATGATCCGCACGCCCCTGGCGCGCGGCCTGCTGAGCGGCAAGTTCCCGTCCGGCCAGGCGATCCCGGCCGAGCAGCAGTGGCGTCGTCCGACCGGCGACCGGCTCTCGCTGCGGTTGGGCCGTGTGGACCAGTTGCGGTTCCTGGTGCGCGACGGGCAGACCCTCGCCCAGGCGGCGCTGCGCTGGCTGCTGGCCCAGCCCGGCGTCCACTGCGTCATCCCCGGCGCCCGCACCGTCGAGCAGCTTGAGGACAACATCCAGGCCATCGATGGCGACATCACCGCCGAGGAAGTCGCCAGGGTGGCCGAGCTGCAGCGTCAGTGGCGCGCTGAGGGCCGCTGGTAG
- a CDS encoding EAL domain-containing protein, translating to MGQAACVHAAMDSAARAPWHWRLLAACAISGLLPVAVMLIVLTDAPAGLAQETILGGLLLGVTLGAGGGVLVGRALSVVAPHSPALAGRAALEAELRSAIAQDELLLHFQPIVGLAGPGTFGVEVLVRWEHVEHGLIPPDRFIPLAEESGLIVPLGAWVLRRAVEQMALWQRDGVAPDRICVNISARQIQYGDLPSLVAALLAESGIDPASLELELTESVVAEHAESTLEALGQLRALGVHLAVDDFGTGYSSLAYLSRFPVSTLKIDRAFLVDIERDTVHQAIVSAVTTLAHRVGVRVVAEGIETAGQLAVARSLDCDEIQGYLIGRPCLGDVMTAWLAGRRRQRPAVVGGVT from the coding sequence GTGGGACAGGCCGCCTGTGTCCATGCGGCGATGGACTCGGCAGCCCGTGCGCCATGGCACTGGCGGCTGCTGGCTGCCTGCGCGATCTCGGGGCTGCTGCCGGTCGCCGTGATGCTGATCGTGCTGACGGACGCGCCGGCAGGTCTCGCGCAGGAGACCATTCTGGGCGGCCTGCTGCTGGGCGTCACGCTGGGGGCCGGGGGCGGCGTGCTGGTGGGGCGAGCGCTGAGCGTCGTCGCCCCGCACTCGCCCGCGCTTGCCGGGCGCGCGGCCCTGGAGGCCGAGCTGCGGTCGGCTATCGCGCAGGACGAGCTGCTGCTGCACTTTCAGCCGATCGTCGGGCTGGCCGGGCCGGGCACGTTTGGCGTCGAGGTGCTGGTGCGGTGGGAGCACGTCGAGCACGGGCTGATCCCGCCCGACCGGTTCATCCCGCTGGCCGAAGAGAGCGGCCTGATCGTGCCACTGGGCGCGTGGGTGCTGCGCCGAGCCGTCGAGCAGATGGCCCTGTGGCAGCGTGACGGTGTGGCCCCGGACCGCATCTGCGTGAACATCTCGGCGCGGCAGATCCAGTATGGCGATCTGCCGTCGCTGGTGGCCGCGCTGCTGGCCGAGTCCGGCATCGACCCGGCCTCGCTCGAACTGGAGCTGACCGAGAGCGTTGTCGCGGAGCACGCTGAGTCGACGCTGGAGGCGCTCGGCCAGTTGCGGGCGCTCGGCGTCCACCTGGCTGTAGACGACTTTGGGACCGGCTACTCGTCGCTGGCGTACCTCTCGCGCTTCCCGGTCTCGACGCTCAAGATCGACCGCGCATTTCTCGTAGACATCGAGCGTGACACGGTGCACCAGGCGATTGTGAGCGCTGTGACCACGCTGGCGCACCGGGTTGGGGTGCGGGTGGTGGCCGAAGGGATCGAGACGGCCGGGCAGCTCGCCGTCGCGCGGTCGCTGGACTGCGACGAGATCCAGGGCTACTTGATCGGTCGGCCGTGCCTGGGCGACGTGATGACCGCGTGGCTGGCGGGGCGTCGTCGTCAGCGGCCTGCGGTGGTCGGCGGCGTCACCTGA
- a CDS encoding homoserine O-acetyltransferase — protein sequence MADDAGSAGVVSTRYVTFGSVERPLLLERGGQLGPVTLAYETYGTLAPDGGNAILACHALSGDAHAAGWSTETNAPSAVDGMGADDKGIVARGGLGWWDGMIGPGKAFDTTEYFVICSNVIGSCRGSTGPASTDPASGRPYGSRFPLVTVGDMVRAQRELLRQLGVERLLAVAGGSLGGNQALEWTIAFPELVGGCVAIATCASLSPQGIAWNEIGRQAIVADPAWKGGDYYDGPQPALGLAVARMIGHVTYLSEQSMMAKFGRERRLPDPSHLAREHVATAAHGDPTLGPFEVESYLHYQGQRFVDRFDANAYLAISRAIDEFDLAAAWGHGSLAKAFERARATFLALSFSSDWLYPPHESQRIAEALREAGREVTYRNLKSGYGHDAFLLEEGRQTSLIRPFLARLREQTRR from the coding sequence CTGGCGGATGACGCCGGCTCGGCGGGCGTCGTCAGCACGCGCTACGTGACGTTCGGTTCCGTGGAGCGTCCGCTGCTCCTGGAACGCGGCGGGCAGCTGGGGCCGGTCACGCTCGCCTACGAGACGTACGGCACGCTGGCCCCGGACGGCGGCAACGCGATCCTGGCCTGCCACGCACTCTCGGGCGACGCGCACGCGGCCGGCTGGAGCACCGAAACAAACGCCCCGAGCGCCGTAGACGGCATGGGGGCGGACGACAAGGGCATCGTTGCACGCGGCGGGCTGGGCTGGTGGGACGGCATGATCGGCCCCGGCAAGGCGTTCGACACGACCGAGTACTTCGTGATCTGCTCGAACGTCATCGGAAGCTGCCGTGGCTCAACCGGCCCCGCCTCGACCGACCCGGCCAGCGGACGGCCCTACGGCTCACGCTTTCCGCTGGTCACGGTCGGCGATATGGTCCGCGCCCAACGCGAGCTGCTCCGGCAGCTCGGCGTCGAACGGCTGCTGGCGGTCGCCGGCGGCTCGCTGGGCGGCAACCAGGCGCTGGAGTGGACCATCGCCTTCCCGGAGCTGGTCGGCGGGTGCGTCGCCATCGCCACCTGCGCCAGCCTGAGCCCGCAGGGCATCGCCTGGAACGAGATCGGGCGGCAGGCGATCGTGGCCGATCCAGCCTGGAAGGGCGGCGACTACTACGACGGCCCGCAGCCGGCGCTCGGGCTGGCGGTGGCGCGGATGATCGGGCACGTCACCTACCTGAGCGAGCAGTCGATGATGGCGAAGTTCGGGCGCGAGCGACGCCTGCCAGACCCGTCGCACCTCGCACGGGAGCACGTCGCGACGGCCGCCCACGGGGATCCTACGCTCGGCCCGTTCGAGGTGGAGAGCTACCTGCACTACCAGGGTCAGCGGTTCGTGGACCGGTTCGACGCCAACGCGTACCTCGCCATCAGCCGCGCCATCGACGAGTTCGATCTGGCGGCGGCCTGGGGGCACGGCTCGCTGGCGAAGGCGTTCGAGCGGGCGCGCGCGACGTTCCTGGCGCTCTCGTTCAGCTCGGACTGGCTCTATCCGCCGCATGAGTCGCAGCGGATCGCCGAGGCGCTCCGAGAGGCCGGCCGCGAGGTGACCTACCGCAACCTCAAATCGGGGTACGGCCACGACGCCTTCCTGCTGGAAGAGGGCCGCCAGACGAGCCTGATCCGGCCGTTCCTGGCCCGCCTGCGGGAGCAGACCCGCCGCTGA
- a CDS encoding ammonium transporter: MSPEELEAAVKAAQSAGDTAWVLASAALVMLMTPGLALFYGGLVRPKNVLSTLMHSFFILGLISVEWVLWGYSLAFGPSIGGFIGGLQWVGLNGVGVEPNADYAATIPHYAFMAFQMMFAIITPALITGAFAERKRFKAFVLFSLLWATFVYAPLCHWVWAGTDVGGPNEKLGWIRALGALDFAGGLVVHISSGVSAIVAATVLGHRVGLGKEKMEPHDLTMTVLGAGLLWFGWFGFNAGSALGANGLAATAFVTTNTAAAMGALAWVTVAWAHKGHPSVLGAAAGAVAGLVAITPAAGFVTPTSAILIGLGGGVVCYFAIQLRERLRVDDALDVWAVHGIGGTWGAIATGIFASAAVNPAGKDGLLYGNPSLFVTQLITVVVAWVFCGVMTFIILKLVDAIIGLRVPEQEEVLGLDLSQHGEPAYQL; the protein is encoded by the coding sequence ATGAGCCCAGAAGAACTGGAAGCGGCAGTAAAGGCCGCCCAGTCGGCAGGAGACACTGCGTGGGTGCTGGCATCCGCCGCGCTCGTCATGCTGATGACTCCGGGCCTGGCGCTCTTCTACGGCGGACTGGTCCGCCCGAAGAACGTCCTGTCGACGCTCATGCACTCGTTCTTTATCCTCGGCCTTATCAGTGTCGAATGGGTTCTTTGGGGATACAGCCTGGCTTTCGGCCCGTCCATCGGCGGGTTCATCGGTGGGCTGCAGTGGGTTGGCCTGAATGGTGTCGGCGTTGAGCCCAACGCAGACTACGCGGCCACCATTCCGCACTACGCCTTCATGGCGTTCCAGATGATGTTCGCCATCATCACACCAGCGCTCATCACGGGCGCCTTCGCCGAGCGCAAGCGCTTCAAGGCGTTCGTGCTGTTCAGCCTCCTGTGGGCAACGTTCGTCTACGCGCCGCTCTGCCACTGGGTCTGGGCGGGCACCGATGTCGGCGGCCCGAACGAGAAGCTCGGCTGGATCCGGGCGCTCGGCGCGCTCGATTTTGCTGGCGGTCTCGTCGTCCACATCTCCTCGGGCGTCTCGGCCATCGTCGCCGCGACAGTCCTCGGCCACCGCGTTGGCCTGGGCAAGGAGAAGATGGAGCCGCACGATCTCACCATGACAGTGCTTGGCGCTGGCCTGCTCTGGTTCGGCTGGTTCGGGTTCAACGCTGGCAGCGCGCTCGGGGCGAACGGCCTCGCGGCGACGGCCTTCGTGACCACGAACACGGCGGCGGCGATGGGTGCGCTGGCCTGGGTGACGGTCGCCTGGGCGCACAAGGGCCACCCGAGCGTGCTCGGTGCAGCGGCGGGCGCTGTCGCGGGCCTGGTGGCGATCACCCCCGCGGCCGGATTCGTGACCCCGACCTCGGCCATCCTGATCGGCCTCGGTGGCGGCGTGGTCTGCTACTTCGCGATCCAGCTCCGCGAGCGGCTGCGGGTCGACGACGCGCTGGATGTCTGGGCGGTGCACGGCATCGGCGGCACCTGGGGCGCCATCGCGACGGGTATCTTCGCCTCGGCCGCCGTCAACCCGGCGGGCAAGGACGGCCTCCTGTACGGCAATCCCAGCCTGTTCGTCACGCAGTTGATCACGGTCGTGGTGGCCTGGGTCTTCTGCGGGGTGATGACCTTCATCATCCTCAAGCTTGTCGACGCGATCATCGGCCTCCGTGTCCCCGAGCAGGAAGAGGTCCTGGGCCTCGATCTCTCGCAGCACGGCGAGCCTGCCTACCAGCTCTAG
- the tsaD gene encoding tRNA (adenosine(37)-N6)-threonylcarbamoyltransferase complex transferase subunit TsaD, translating into MRVLGIESSCDETASAIVVDGRLLESNVVASQEDVHRETGGVVPETASRLHLRAIGPVIQRAFAEAGRTWDDIDVIAVTRGPGLAGSLLVGVNAAKALAFARGLPLVGVNHLEGHVYANWLVEGVEPVFPVICLIVSGGHSDIVLMRGHGQYERLGWTLDDAPGEAFDKAARMMGLRYPGGPSIQKAAATGDPTRYPLPRAWLRPTWNFSFSGLKTAVHRTVHEAGDSLNVPDLAASFQEAVVDVLATKAVEAAREHGANTIALAGGVASNLALRQRVQQLSGGPVLIPPVSLCTDNGAMIASVGYFRYAAGERSALDLDVIPVLPIAERAAS; encoded by the coding sequence ATGCGCGTTCTGGGTATCGAGAGCTCCTGCGACGAGACGGCCTCCGCCATCGTGGTGGACGGGCGTCTGCTCGAATCGAACGTGGTCGCCTCGCAGGAGGATGTCCACCGCGAGACCGGCGGCGTGGTCCCCGAGACGGCGTCGCGGCTGCACTTGCGGGCCATCGGGCCGGTCATCCAGCGGGCCTTCGCCGAGGCCGGCCGCACCTGGGACGACATCGACGTGATCGCGGTGACGCGCGGTCCGGGTCTGGCCGGGTCATTGCTGGTGGGCGTGAACGCGGCCAAGGCGCTGGCGTTCGCGCGCGGGCTGCCGCTGGTGGGGGTCAACCACCTGGAGGGGCACGTCTACGCGAACTGGCTGGTGGAGGGCGTCGAGCCGGTCTTCCCCGTCATCTGCCTGATCGTCTCGGGCGGCCACTCCGACATCGTGCTGATGCGCGGCCACGGTCAGTACGAGCGGCTCGGCTGGACCCTTGACGATGCGCCCGGCGAGGCGTTCGACAAGGCGGCGCGGATGATGGGCCTGCGCTATCCTGGCGGCCCGTCGATCCAGAAAGCCGCCGCCACCGGCGACCCGACCCGCTACCCGTTGCCGCGCGCCTGGCTGCGCCCGACCTGGAACTTCAGCTTCAGCGGCCTGAAGACGGCCGTCCACCGAACCGTCCACGAGGCTGGCGACAGCCTGAACGTCCCTGATCTGGCGGCCTCGTTTCAGGAAGCGGTCGTGGACGTCCTCGCCACCAAGGCCGTTGAGGCCGCCCGCGAGCACGGCGCGAACACCATCGCGCTGGCGGGCGGCGTCGCGTCGAATCTGGCGCTGCGTCAGCGAGTCCAGCAGTTGAGCGGCGGCCCGGTGCTGATCCCGCCGGTCTCGCTGTGCACCGACAACGGCGCGATGATCGCGTCAGTCGGCTACTTCCGCTACGCGGCCGGCGAGCGCTCGGCCCTCGACCTCGACGTGATCCCGGTCCTGCCGATCGCCGAGCGCGCCGCCAGTTAG
- a CDS encoding DUF86 domain-containing protein: MKDPRGTLYWIQRLDRHVARVRETRGSRHDFLLQREIDDLVEHNMLRALESAIALAETIILDAGWEHWDHHMALFRMLARHDVIDPDLSERLATSTRLVTLAHEEFDHLDDDYIERHAEVWTNDLTQFADGVLVAFGLRRPEPECPDDGDQPDREAVS, encoded by the coding sequence GTGAAGGATCCGCGCGGCACGCTCTACTGGATTCAGCGCCTGGACCGGCATGTCGCGCGCGTGCGTGAGACGCGCGGGTCACGCCACGATTTCCTGCTCCAGCGTGAGATCGACGATCTGGTCGAGCACAATATGCTGCGCGCCCTTGAATCGGCCATCGCCCTCGCCGAGACGATCATCCTCGATGCCGGCTGGGAGCACTGGGATCACCACATGGCGCTATTCCGGATGCTGGCCCGGCATGACGTGATCGACCCGGACCTGAGCGAGCGACTGGCTACGTCCACGCGGCTCGTGACGCTGGCGCATGAGGAGTTCGACCACCTGGACGACGACTACATCGAGCGCCACGCCGAGGTCTGGACCAACGATTTGACCCAGTTTGCCGATGGCGTGCTGGTGGCGTTCGGTCTGCGCCGCCCCGAGCCGGAGTGTCCCGACGATGGCGATCAGCCGGACCGTGAGGCGGTGAGCTAA